DNA from Bradyrhizobium diazoefficiens USDA 110:
ATCAGGGAGGCCCCAAATCCCATTAGGATTGCGCAATAACATGGTACTCCGCGATCGCTCGAAACGGTTAACCACCAGCGCTCCCTGCTCTCACACTTGTGAACCGGGGGACTTTCCAGTGTTGCCACCGTGTGAGAGTGTCGCGCAATGATGGCTTGTCGCATCCTCAGGCTCGTGCTCGCGGTCCTCGTGACCGCGGGGCTGATGGTTGCGCCGCTGGTGACACCAGCAGCGGCGGAGCCTCTGATGGCTAGCGACATGCAGATGACCGGCGCACAGGACATGTCGGCGGACATGCCGTGCTGCCCCGACGAGCAGAACAGCAAGCAATGCCAGGACTGCCCGCTCCTCGCGATCTGCATGCTGAAGGCGTTGCAGGCAGGACGTGTCGTCGCGACCGCCATCCGCTATGCGCGTCCTCTCGCGCTGCTTCGGCCGCTCGATGATGCCATCGGCGACGGCCTCACCCGCCCACCTCCGGATCATCCCCCTCGATCGATCGTCTGACAGGCGCTCCGCCGCCTGGTGAACATGCGTGCCGCAATCGGCGCGCATGGCTGCATACCGTCTCGCGACGCGTCACGTCGTTGCGTGCGACTCCATCAGACCCGTCGAGGAAATTGAAATCATGACAACGTCCCACGTCGCGCGCGCCGCCATGGCCGCGCTGATCGCCACCGCGTTTGCGACCTCCGCACGCGCCGAAATCAAGAACTATGAATTCCAGCTCATGCAGCCGACCGTCAAGGCCGGCGCCGATCGCATCGTGACGGTACGGCTGGTCAACAAGACCTCCGGCAAGACCGTGCCGGATGCCGTGGTCTTCGCCAGCCGGCTCGACATGGCGCCCGACGGCATGCAGGAGATGGCCACCAAGGTCACGCCGATGCCGGGCACCGAGCCCGGCACCTACCGTTTCAAGGCCACCTTCGGCATGGCCGGGCGCTGGCAGCTCTCGCTTGGCGCCAAGGTGCAGGGCGAAAGCGGCACGGTCGAAAACAAGCTCGTCGTCACGGCCGAGCAATGAGCAAGAGCCGCCTCATCGGCACTACCGCTGCGCTTGTCGCAGCGGTAGGCGCCGCGCTGTTTGCCGGCAGCTTTTTGCCGGCGAATGGCGATCCGATTTTGTCCGCAGCGAATGCGGCGGATACGGCCGCCCCGCTCTATTATCAGGATCCGGACGGCAAGCCGCTCTATTCGCCGACGCCGAAGAAGACCGAGGACGGCCGCGACTACGTCGCCGTACCGGCGCCGTCCGATGCCGACGAGCCTAAAGGCGAGCACAAGGCCGATCGCAAGATCAAATATTACCGCAACCCGATGGGCCTGCCCGACACCTCACCAGTGCCGAAGAAGGATTCGATGGGGATGGATTACATCGCCGTCTATGACGGCGACGACAGCGACGACGGTTCGGTCAAGCTGTCGCCCGGCAAAATCCAGCGCAGCGGCGTCAAATCGGAGCCTGCCGAACTACGGCGGCTGCGGACGCTGGTGCGCGCGCCCGGCACTATCCAGCTCGACGAACGCCGGATCTCGGTCATCGCCATGCGCGCCGAGAGTTTTGTGCAGAAGGTTGCCGACGTCACCACCGGAAGCCGCGTGACCAAGGGGCAGTCGCTGATGGAGATCTACAGTCCGGCCGTATCGTCCGCAGCGGCCGAATATCTCGCGACCATCACCTCGAAGACGACCGCGGGCATCGAACCCTACGGCCGGGGCTCGCGGCAGCGGCTGGTCAATCTCGATGTCCCCGAACCCGTCATCGCCGAGATGGAGAAGAGCCATGCGGTGCCGATCACCATCCAATGGTCGTCGCCGCGTGACGGCATCGTGCTCCAGCGCAACGCCATCGACGGCATGCGCGCCCAGCCCGGCGACATCCTGTTTCGCATCGCCGATATCTCGCTGGTGTGGGCCAATGTCGACGTCGCCGAGCGCGACCTCGGCGGCATTGCCGTCGGCCAGCCCGTGACGGTGCGGGCGCGCAGCTATCCCGGTCGGGATTTTGGCGGCCGGATCAGCGTCATCTATCCGCAGCTGAACAAGGAAACGCGCACAGCGCGGATACGGATCGAACTCGCCAACGACGATCTCGCGCTGCTTCCCGACATGTATGTCGATGCCGCGATCGATACCGGCAATCCGGCGCCGGTGCTCAGCGTGGCCGAAAGCGCGGTGCTCGACACCGGCAGCCGGCAGGCCGTCCTGGTCGACAAGGGACAGGGCCGCTTCGAGCCGCGCGAGGTCAAGCTCGGGCGGCGGGGCGACGGCTATGTCGAGATCCGCGACGGGCTTGCCGAGGGCGACGTCATCGTCACCTCCGCCAACTTCCTGATCGATGCCGAGAGCAACCTCAAGGCGGCCCTCAAAGGACTCGCCGAAGGCGGCAACGCCCAAGGCACTAACGCGCAAGGCACTGATGCGCACGGCGGCCACGCGATGGGAGGCAAGCCATGATCGCGCGCATCATCGCCTGGTCGGCACGCAACCTGCTGCTGGTCCTGTTCGGCACCGGCTTTGCCGCCGCGGCCGGCCTCTATGCCTTGCTCCATCTGCCGCTGGACGCCATTCCAGACCTCTCCGACACCCAGGTCATCGTCTACACCGAATATCAGGGCCAGGCGCCCCAGGTGATCGAGGATCAGGTCACCTATCCCCTCACCACTGCGATGCTGACGGTGCCAAGGTCGAAGGTGGTGCGCGGCTTCTCCTTCTTCGGCGTCTCCTTCGTCTACGTCATCTTCGAGGACGGTACCGACATCTACTGGGCCCGTTCGCGCGTGCTCGAATTCCTCAACGGCGCCGCGTCGCGGCTGCCCGCCGGCGTCACGCCCACGATCGGGCCCGACGCCACCGGCGTCGGCTGGGTCTACCAATATGCGGTGATGTCCAAGGAATTGAACCTTGCTGAGACGCGGACGATCCAGGACTGGAATCTGAAGTTTGCGCTCGCCAAGGCGGAAGGCGTGGCGGAGATCGCGAGCATCGGCGGCTTCGTGCGGCAATACAACGTCATCCTCGATCCGCAGCGCATGCGCGACCTCGGCATCACCATGCAGAAGATGCGCGATGCCATCCGCGCCAGCAATGCCGACGTCGGCGGCCGCACCGTCGAGCTTTCCGAGTTCGAATATGTCATTCGCGGCAAGGGCTATCTGAAAAGCGTCGACGACATCGGCAACATCGTGCTGAAGACCGACAACGGAACGCCGGTCAAGCTGCGCGACGTCGCCCGCGTCGAGCTCGGACCGGACGAGCGGCGCGGCATCGCCGAGCTCAACGGCGAGGGCGAGGTGGCGAGCGGCATCGTGCTGCAGCGCTTCGGCATGAACGCACTCGACGTAATCGAGGGCGTCAAGAAGCGATTCAGGGAGATCGCAACCAGCCTGCCGAAATCGGTCGAGATCGTTCCGGTCTACGACCGCTCCAACCTGATCAAGGCCGCGATCGAGACGCTCCGGCATACGCTGCTCGAGGAGAGCATCGTGGTGGCGCTGGTCTGCATCGTGTTCCTGCTGCATGTCCGCAGCGCGCTGGTTGCCATCCTGATGCTCCCCGTCGGGGTGCTGATGGCGTTCGGGGCGATGAAGCTGCTCGGGATCGGCTCCAACATCATGAGCCTCGGCGGCATCGCGATCGCGATCGGCGCCATGATCGACGCGGCGATCGTCATGATCGAGAACGCGCACAAGCATCTCGAGCGCGCCGCGCCCGGCCATTCGCGGGTGGCGATCCTGATCGAGGCCGCCGCCGAGGTCGGCCCGGCGCTGTTCTTCAGCCTGCTGATCATCACCGTCTCGTTCATGCCGATCTTCACCCTGGAATCGCAGGAGGGCCGGCTGTTCAGCCCGCTCGCCTTCACCAAGACCTTCGCGATGGCGGCGGCGGCGCTGCTGTCGGTCACGCTGGTGCCGGCGCTGATGGTGATCTTCGTCCGCGGCAGGATCATCCCGGAGCACAAGAACCCGATCAACCGCTTCCTGATCTGGATCTACCGGCCGGTGATATCAGGCGTGCTGCGGGCGCGGATCCCAGTGATCTTGCTCGCACTTGGCGTGCTCGCCGCCTCGATCTGGCCGGCAGGCCGGCTCGGCTCCGAGTTCATGCCGAATCTCAACGAAGGCACCCTGCTCTACATGCCGACGACGCTTCCCGGCATTTCCGTGACCAAGGCGGCCGAGCTGATGCAGACCCAGGACCGCATCATCCGCTCGTTTCCGGAAGTCGCCTCGGTCTACGGCAAGGCCGGTCGTGCGGCAACCGCGACCGATCCGGCGCCGTCGGAGATGTTCGAGACCATCGTCGACCTCAAGCCGAAGGAGCAGTGGCGCGCCGGCGTGACGATCGACAGCCTGATCGCCGAGATGGACAAGGCGCTGCAGTTTCCGGGCGTCTCCAACGCCTGGACCATGCCGATCAAGGCGCGCATCGACATGCTCTCGACCGGCATCCGCACCCCCGTTGGCATCAAGGTCATGGGCACCGATCTCGCCGGGATCGACAAGGTGGCCCGGCAGATCGAGCAGGTGCTCAAGGCGGTGCCCGGCACCTCCTCGGCCTATGCCGAGCGGAGCCTCGGCGGCTACTATCTCGAGATCACGCCGGACCGCGAGGCGCTGTCGCGTTACGGCATCATGGTGCAGGACGTGCAGGACACGATTGCGACCGCGCTCGGCGGCCAGACGGTGACGACGACCGTCGAGGGCCGGCAGCGCTTCACCGTCAACATGCGCTATCCGCGCGACCTGCGCGACAATCCGAAGGCGATCGCCAGCGACATCCTGGTGCCGATGCCGGGCGGCGGCGCCGTCCCGCTCGGCGAGGTCGCAAGCGTCACGCCGGCGCGCGGGCCGACCTCGATCCGGACCGAGAACGGCCAGCTCGCCACCTACATCTATGTCGACATCCGCGACCGTGACCTCGGCGGCTATGTCGCCGATGCGAGGGCTGCGGTGCAGGCGAGCGTCCAGTTCCCATCAGGCTACTATGTGGTCTGGAGCGGGCAATACGAATATCTGGAACGCGCCACCGCGCGGCTGAAGATCGTGGTGCCGGTAACGCTGCTGATCATCTTCCTGCTGCTCTACCTCAACTTCCGCTCGATCACCGAGACCATGATCGTGATGCTCTCCCTGCCCTTCGCCCTCGTCGGTGGCCTGTGGCTGATGTGGTGGCTCGGCTTCAATCTCTCGGTCGCGGTCGCCGTCGGCTTCATCGCGCTCGCGGGCGTGGCGGCCGAGACCGGCGTGGTGATGCTGATCTATCTCAACCACGCCCTTGCCGAGACCGAAGCGCGCTGCGCGCGCGCCGGCCGTGTCCTGACTCGCGACGATCTCGACAAGGCAATCATGGAAGGTGCGGTCGAGCGCGTCCGCCCGAAGATGATGACGGTGGTTGCGATCATGGCCGGCCTGCTGCCGATCATGTGGAGCAGCGGGACGGGATCGGAGATCATGCAGCGGATCGCCGTGCCCATGATCGGCGGCATGATCTCGTCGACGCTGCTGACGCTGATCGTGATCCCCGCAATCTTCGGCCTGGTGAAGGGCTTCGGGCTCCGTACGGGCGATGGGGCTGTCGCGTCGGAGCAAATTCCGGAGGCCGCCGAATGAGCTCGTAATCCCCCGGAATGTTGCGCCCCGGTCGCACTCGCATCATGAGGTGCGGCTGCGACGTTGAGTTCCCCACACGTAACACTATTGCGGGTCGACACTGTTCCCGCTGCCATGCTAGGCCAGCCGAACCGACAGCGAGAGTGAATTCGTGGTCCTGAATCGCCGACCCTTCAGACGGAGCACCACGCGCCATTGGCGCGGGCTCGTGGCTGTGTTCGTCGCGGTCATGTATCTGCTCTCGGGCGCGCTCCACGGGGCCCACGACATCGATGTGACCAGCCCGTCCGGCGGCTCCGAGATCGCGGCGATGCTCGACCACGGCGCGGCCGGCCATGGCGATCATAAGGCGCTTGCCGGCCATCACTGCCACGGCTGCTTCTCCATCGCTGTCGTGCAACCGGTGCAGCCGGAAGCCGCGGCCGATGTAATGGCAGCGCCGGTCCCGCAGCGGCAGCCGGCGCTCGCCGGCATCGCGCCCGATACGGCATCCCCGCCCCCCAAGCACCTGACCTGAACGGATCAGCCGGGCGCCCCATCGCGCCCATCGGTTCTCCTTCACAGGTTCTGTTCATGTTTTGCAGGCGACTGGCTGCGCGCATCGCGTGCGCGCTGGCTATTCTCATCAGCCCACCCCTGGTGCTGACGTCACACGCCCAGACGCTGACCATGCGCGCGGCGCTCTCGCGCGCGCTGGCCGCGAGCCCGCGCCTGACGGCGGCGGAGCGCGACGTCGGCATCGCCACCGGTCAGCGCATCCAGGCCGGCGCGCTCCTCAATCCGGAACTGTCCTATGAACAGGACAATTCATTCGGGTCGGGCATCTATCGCGGCACGAAATCGGCCGAGACCACGCTCCAGATCAGCCAGGCCTTCGAGCTGTTCGGCAAGCGGGACGCCAGGATCGCGGCCGGACAGGCCGGCATCGAGGTCGCCGCGATCCAGCGCAAGGCCGTCAGGCTGGAAGTGCTGTCGGAGACGGCGATCGCCTTCCTCAGCGTACTCGGCGCGCAGCGGCGGATCCAGATCCTGGACGAGCAGATCGCCGCGATCGACCGGCTGACGCCGCTGCTCCGCCGCCGCGTGGAAGCCGGCGCCTCCTCTCCGGCCGAGACCGGCCGCGCCGAGGTCGCCTCCGCCCTGGTGAAGGCCGACCGCGAGCGATTCAAGGCGACGCTGGCAAGCGCCCGGCGCGAGCTCGCGGTGCTGATGGGCGACCGAGCTGCGAAGTTCGGCGAGGTCTCCGGCCGGCTCGACACCACGGGGCGCCCGCCGACGTTCCAGTCGGTGGTCGCCGCCATCGATGCCAATCCGCAATTGGTGCGCTGGACGGCGGTCTTTGCCCAGCGCAATGCCGAACTATTGATGGCGCGGCTCAAGCCCTATCCGGACGTGCGGATCGCGGCCGGCTGGCGCCATTTCAACGAAACCAATGACGATGCGGCGCGCCTCACCGTCTCGGTGCCGATACCCGTGTTCGACCAGAACCAGGGCAACATCCTCTCCGCGCAGGAAAGCCTCGCCAAGACCGGGGCCGAGCGCGAGGCCAACCGCAACACGCTGATCGTGATTGCCGGCCGTGCCTATGACTCGCTCCAGGGCTCGCTGCGCGAGCTCGCGGTGCTGCGCGAGACCGCCATCCCCAAGGCCACCGAGGCCTCGGAGGCGATCTCGCAAGGCTACGGCCAGGGCCGCTTCACCCTGCTCGAAGTGCTCGATGCGCAAGCGAGCGTCACCCAGGCGCGACTGCGCGAGCAGGAGGCGCTGCAGAACTTCCACGCCGGCGTCGCCACCATCGAAGGCCTCGTCGGCAATCCCTTTGCGCTGGCCCGGGAGAGCGCGCGATGAAGACATCCTCCACCATCCTCGTCGCGATCGTGACCGCAGCGCTCGGTGCCTACGGCTACGCCATGCTTGCAGCGCCCAAGGTCGCACCCGCGGAGCATGTCGAGCGTTCCGAACAGAAGAAGCCGAACGACCATGTCGAGCAGGACGAGCACGGCGCCGACCGCATCCGCATCTCCGACGTCAAGCTCGCGGCCGCCGGCGTGACGCTGGCGGAAGCCGCGGGCGCCACGCTGACCGACACGCTGGCCTTCAACGGCATCCTGCGCGCCAATCAGGAAGCCGTGGTGCAGGTGACGCCGCGCTTTCCGGGCGTCGCCAAGTCGATCCAGAAGCGCATCGGCGACAAGGTCGCCAGGGACGATCTGCTCGCCGCGATCGAGAGCAACCAGAGCCTCACGGTCTACGAGCTCAAGGCGCCGATCGCCGGCACCATCATCGAGCGGCAGATCTCGCTCGGCGAATACGCCTCCGAGCAGAAACCGGCCTTCGTCGTCGCCGACCTCTCCAGCATCTGGGTCGACCTGTCGATCTACCGGCAGGACCTCCGGCGCGTCCGCCTCAACGACGAGGTGCTGATCGACCCCGACGACGGCCGCGGCGAGATCAAGGGCGCGATCTCCTACATGGCGCCGATCGGCTCGAGCGAGACCCAGACCGCGCTGGCGCGCGTGGTGCTGCCAAATCCCGACGGCCGGCTCCGCCCCGGCCTGTTCGTCACGGCGCGGCTGATCCTCGCCGCACGCAACGTCGCAGTTGCCGTGCGGCGAAGTGCGATCCAGACGCTGGAGAACAAAACCATCGTGTTCGTCCGCGAGGACGGCGACAAAATCGAGGCACGTCCGGTCGAGCTCGGCGACTCCGATCCGAAATTCGTTGAGATCCGCGCAGGCCTTTTGGCCGGCGAGCGCTACGTCGCCGAGAACAGTTTTGTGGTCAAGGCGGAGATGGGCAAGGGAGACGCCGACCATGATTGACGCCCTCCTCGCCTTCTCCATTCGTCAACGATGGCTCGTGGTTCTGTTCGCGCTCGTCGCCGGCGGCTTCGGCGCCTGGAATTTCACCCGCCTGCCGATCGACGCGGTGCCCGACGTCACCAACGTCCAGGTCCAGATCAACACGCGCGCGCCGGGCCTGTCGCCGCTCGAAGCGGAGCAGCGCATCACCTTCCCGATCGAGACCGCGATGGGCGGCCTGCCCAGGCTCGACTACACCCGCTCGATCTCGCGCTACGGCCTGAGCCAGGTCACCGTCGTGTTCCAGGACGGCACCAACATCTATTTCGCGCGCCAGCTCGTCAACGAGCGCATCCAGCAGGCAAAGGACCTGCTGCCTGCAGGCACCGAGGTCGCAATGGGGCCGATCTCGACCGGGCTCGGCGAGATCTATGTCTACTCGGTCGAGGCCAAGGCCGGCGCGAAGTCACCGACCGGCGCCGAGTTCACGCCGACGGAACTGCGCACCATCCAGGACTGGATCATCAAGCCGCAACTGCGCACCATCCCCGGCGTGATCGAGGTCAACTCGATCGGCGGCTATGAGCGGCAATTCCACGTACTGCCGATCCCCGGCCGGCTGATGGCCTACAAGCTCGGCTTCCGCGACATCATGACGGCGCTGGCCGCCAACAACGCCAATGTCGGCGCCGGCTATATCGAGCGCAACGGCGAGCAATATCTCGTCCGCGCACCCGGCCAGGTCGCCAATATCGAGGACATCAGGGACATCGTGATCGGCTCGCGCGGCGGCGTGCCGGTGCGCATCCGCGACGTCGCCGACGTCCAGGAAGGCCAGGACCTGCGCTCGGGCGCCGCGACCACCAACGGCAACGAAACCGTCCTCGGCACCGCCATGCTGCTGATCGGCGAGAACAGCCGCACCGTGGCCCAGCGCGTCAAGGCGAGGCTCACGGAGATCGCGAAATCGCTTCCCGACGGCGTGATCGCGCGCGCCGTCTACGACCGCACGCATCTGGTGGAAGCGACCATCCAGACCGTCGAGAAGAACCTCGTCGAAGGCGCGGCGCTAGTGATCGCAGTGCTGTTCCTGATCCTCGGCAACATCCGCGCCGCACTGATCACGGCCTGCGTCATCCCGCTGTCGATGCTGTTCACGATATCAGGCATGGTCGAGAGCAAGGTCAGCGCCAATCTGATGAGC
Protein-coding regions in this window:
- a CDS encoding FixH family protein codes for the protein MTTSHVARAAMAALIATAFATSARAEIKNYEFQLMQPTVKAGADRIVTVRLVNKTSGKTVPDAVVFASRLDMAPDGMQEMATKVTPMPGTEPGTYRFKATFGMAGRWQLSLGAKVQGESGTVENKLVVTAEQ
- a CDS encoding efflux RND transporter periplasmic adaptor subunit, with protein sequence MSKSRLIGTTAALVAAVGAALFAGSFLPANGDPILSAANAADTAAPLYYQDPDGKPLYSPTPKKTEDGRDYVAVPAPSDADEPKGEHKADRKIKYYRNPMGLPDTSPVPKKDSMGMDYIAVYDGDDSDDGSVKLSPGKIQRSGVKSEPAELRRLRTLVRAPGTIQLDERRISVIAMRAESFVQKVADVTTGSRVTKGQSLMEIYSPAVSSAAAEYLATITSKTTAGIEPYGRGSRQRLVNLDVPEPVIAEMEKSHAVPITIQWSSPRDGIVLQRNAIDGMRAQPGDILFRIADISLVWANVDVAERDLGGIAVGQPVTVRARSYPGRDFGGRISVIYPQLNKETRTARIRIELANDDLALLPDMYVDAAIDTGNPAPVLSVAESAVLDTGSRQAVLVDKGQGRFEPREVKLGRRGDGYVEIRDGLAEGDVIVTSANFLIDAESNLKAALKGLAEGGNAQGTNAQGTDAHGGHAMGGKP
- a CDS encoding efflux RND transporter permease subunit, with translation MIARIIAWSARNLLLVLFGTGFAAAAGLYALLHLPLDAIPDLSDTQVIVYTEYQGQAPQVIEDQVTYPLTTAMLTVPRSKVVRGFSFFGVSFVYVIFEDGTDIYWARSRVLEFLNGAASRLPAGVTPTIGPDATGVGWVYQYAVMSKELNLAETRTIQDWNLKFALAKAEGVAEIASIGGFVRQYNVILDPQRMRDLGITMQKMRDAIRASNADVGGRTVELSEFEYVIRGKGYLKSVDDIGNIVLKTDNGTPVKLRDVARVELGPDERRGIAELNGEGEVASGIVLQRFGMNALDVIEGVKKRFREIATSLPKSVEIVPVYDRSNLIKAAIETLRHTLLEESIVVALVCIVFLLHVRSALVAILMLPVGVLMAFGAMKLLGIGSNIMSLGGIAIAIGAMIDAAIVMIENAHKHLERAAPGHSRVAILIEAAAEVGPALFFSLLIITVSFMPIFTLESQEGRLFSPLAFTKTFAMAAAALLSVTLVPALMVIFVRGRIIPEHKNPINRFLIWIYRPVISGVLRARIPVILLALGVLAASIWPAGRLGSEFMPNLNEGTLLYMPTTLPGISVTKAAELMQTQDRIIRSFPEVASVYGKAGRAATATDPAPSEMFETIVDLKPKEQWRAGVTIDSLIAEMDKALQFPGVSNAWTMPIKARIDMLSTGIRTPVGIKVMGTDLAGIDKVARQIEQVLKAVPGTSSAYAERSLGGYYLEITPDREALSRYGIMVQDVQDTIATALGGQTVTTTVEGRQRFTVNMRYPRDLRDNPKAIASDILVPMPGGGAVPLGEVASVTPARGPTSIRTENGQLATYIYVDIRDRDLGGYVADARAAVQASVQFPSGYYVVWSGQYEYLERATARLKIVVPVTLLIIFLLLYLNFRSITETMIVMLSLPFALVGGLWLMWWLGFNLSVAVAVGFIALAGVAAETGVVMLIYLNHALAETEARCARAGRVLTRDDLDKAIMEGAVERVRPKMMTVVAIMAGLLPIMWSSGTGSEIMQRIAVPMIGGMISSTLLTLIVIPAIFGLVKGFGLRTGDGAVASEQIPEAAE
- the ihpA gene encoding divalent metal ion exporter subunit IhpA, whose amino-acid sequence is MFCRRLAARIACALAILISPPLVLTSHAQTLTMRAALSRALAASPRLTAAERDVGIATGQRIQAGALLNPELSYEQDNSFGSGIYRGTKSAETTLQISQAFELFGKRDARIAAGQAGIEVAAIQRKAVRLEVLSETAIAFLSVLGAQRRIQILDEQIAAIDRLTPLLRRRVEAGASSPAETGRAEVASALVKADRERFKATLASARRELAVLMGDRAAKFGEVSGRLDTTGRPPTFQSVVAAIDANPQLVRWTAVFAQRNAELLMARLKPYPDVRIAAGWRHFNETNDDAARLTVSVPIPVFDQNQGNILSAQESLAKTGAEREANRNTLIVIAGRAYDSLQGSLRELAVLRETAIPKATEASEAISQGYGQGRFTLLEVLDAQASVTQARLREQEALQNFHAGVATIEGLVGNPFALARESAR
- the ihpB gene encoding divalent metal ion exporter adaptor subunit IhpB, producing MKTSSTILVAIVTAALGAYGYAMLAAPKVAPAEHVERSEQKKPNDHVEQDEHGADRIRISDVKLAAAGVTLAEAAGATLTDTLAFNGILRANQEAVVQVTPRFPGVAKSIQKRIGDKVARDDLLAAIESNQSLTVYELKAPIAGTIIERQISLGEYASEQKPAFVVADLSSIWVDLSIYRQDLRRVRLNDEVLIDPDDGRGEIKGAISYMAPIGSSETQTALARVVLPNPDGRLRPGLFVTARLILAARNVAVAVRRSAIQTLENKTIVFVREDGDKIEARPVELGDSDPKFVEIRAGLLAGERYVAENSFVVKAEMGKGDADHD